The Haloarchaeobius sp. HME9146 DNA segment GGTGAGAGCACCGCGAAGTCGCTCGGGATGAACGTCGAGAAGGTGCGGTTCGCGCTCTCCGGCGTCGCGGTCCTCGCGGCGGCCGCGAGCATCGCCGTCGCCGGCATCGTCGGGTTCGTCGGCCTCATCGTCCCGCACATGGTCCGCACCTTCGTCGGCAGCGACTACAAGAAACTCATCGTCGGCTGCGTCTTCGCCGGCCCCGCACTGATGGTCGCCGCGGACGTGGGCGCGAGACTCGCGTTGAACCCCGTCCAGATCCCGGTCGGTATCGTGACCGGCCTCGTCGGCGGGCCGTACTTCCTCTACCTGATGCGCAAACAGGAGAACCTGGGTGACGTCTGATGGTCGAGAACCAGCCACCACGAGAACCACGAGCGGACTCGGCACGTGAAACCGGTCGGTCCGACGCGGCACAGGGCCGCGACGCGAGAGCCCAGCAATCGTCGGAGCTGACGGGGAACGACCTCGTCATCGGCTACCCGGCGACCGAGGACCCCGTCGTCGAGGTCGACACCGTCGTCCTCCCCGAGGGGGAGGTCACGGCGCTCGTCGGCCCGAACGGGAGCGGGAAGAGTACGCTCCTGAAATCGATGGCGAACCAGCTCGACCCCTGGCACGGCCGCGTGCTCCTCGACGGCGAGGAGATACAGTCGGTCGACGCGAAGACGCTCGCCCAGCGGCTGGGCCTGCTCTCGCAGGAGAACGAATCGCCCGGGAGCCTCACGGTCGAGAAACTGGTCTACCACGGGCGCTACCCACACCGGGGCTTCTTCGAGTCGGTCACCGAGGAGGACGAGGCCGCGGTCGAACGCGCCATCGACCTCGCGGGGGTCGACCACCTCCGGGAAAAGTCGATGAACAACCTCAGCGGCGGCCAGAAGCAACTCGCCTGGATCGCGATGGTGCTCGCACAGGACACAGACGTCCTGTTGCTCGACGAGCCGACGACGTACCTCGACCTGCACCACCAGCTCCGCGTGATGGAGGTCGTCCAGACGCTCAACCGCGAGCAGGGCGTGACCGTCGGCGTCGTCCTCCACGACATCGGGCAGGCGGCCCGGTTCGCGGACAACCTCGTCGCGATGAAAGACGGCGAACTGTACGACTGGGGCCCGCCCAAGGAGGTCGTCACCGAGGAACTCCTCGCGGACGTCTTCGAGGTGGATGCGACCGTCGACAGCGAGAGCCCGACCGGGCCGCACATCTCGCCACACGCCGCACTCGACGGCGACTCGGAATGACGGACTCTGGCCTGCTACCCGGACCGGCGCGCACCGCCCGCCTCGCATCCTACCTGCTCGCGGCCGGGTTCCTGACGCTGGTCGGGGTCGCGGTCCTGCCTGCCGACGCGCTGCGACTCGGCGCGTTACCGGGGGGACCGTCTTCCGGACGCGATGGCTTCCTCGCCTCTGTTCCGGTGTTCGTGCTCGCCACGGGGGCACTCTGGGCGACGCTCGTCGCCCGGGCGGTCTGGTCTGACAGTTCGGCCGACACTGCTCTGGCCGTGTTCGCGACGCCGTGCCTGCTCGTCTCGGGCTGGGGACTCTACGAGTCCTACGCCGTCCAGTCGGGCGTCCGCTGGGGCGGACTGGTTTCGTTCCTCGTCGGGACGCTCCTCTCGGTCGTCGTCGTTGCCGACGCGGTGGTCGCTCGCGTCTCGTCGGACCTGTAGACCGTTCTCCAGCCGACTCTTGGTCCATCTATCCGAC contains these protein-coding regions:
- a CDS encoding ABC transporter ATP-binding protein; its protein translation is MVENQPPREPRADSARETGRSDAAQGRDARAQQSSELTGNDLVIGYPATEDPVVEVDTVVLPEGEVTALVGPNGSGKSTLLKSMANQLDPWHGRVLLDGEEIQSVDAKTLAQRLGLLSQENESPGSLTVEKLVYHGRYPHRGFFESVTEEDEAAVERAIDLAGVDHLREKSMNNLSGGQKQLAWIAMVLAQDTDVLLLDEPTTYLDLHHQLRVMEVVQTLNREQGVTVGVVLHDIGQAARFADNLVAMKDGELYDWGPPKEVVTEELLADVFEVDATVDSESPTGPHISPHAALDGDSE